A genomic segment from Deinococcus humi encodes:
- the mnmD gene encoding tRNA (5-methylaminomethyl-2-thiouridine)(34)-methyltransferase MnmD produces the protein MERAAESPSIIETPDGSRTAFNARFGEAYGSRHGAQTQARHVFVEGTETHRHPAPRVLEIGFGLGVNFRATLADTAARGVPLQYVAYEFDPAPVGWLREVSKNEPGAEHPAWQAALAQWPNGPVEVRAENVHLTVHVADVLNADLPQNWATALYLDGFSPSRNPEVWTPQFVSRLAGTLAPGGILGTYSAAGHVRRSLEAAGLTVERRPGAPGKRECLRAVR, from the coding sequence ATGGAACGCGCCGCCGAATCACCCAGCATCATCGAGACGCCAGACGGCTCGCGCACCGCCTTCAACGCCCGCTTCGGCGAGGCGTACGGTTCGCGGCACGGCGCGCAGACGCAGGCACGGCATGTCTTTGTGGAGGGCACCGAAACCCACAGGCATCCGGCCCCGAGGGTGCTGGAGATCGGCTTCGGCCTGGGCGTCAATTTCCGCGCCACGCTGGCTGACACGGCGGCGCGCGGTGTTCCCCTCCAGTACGTGGCCTATGAATTCGACCCGGCCCCGGTGGGCTGGCTACGCGAGGTGTCGAAAAATGAGCCTGGGGCAGAGCATCCGGCGTGGCAGGCAGCGCTAGCGCAATGGCCGAATGGCCCGGTGGAAGTGCGCGCGGAAAACGTCCATTTGACCGTCCACGTCGCCGACGTGCTGAACGCCGACTTGCCACAGAACTGGGCCACCGCCCTGTACCTGGACGGCTTCTCGCCCTCACGCAATCCGGAGGTCTGGACGCCCCAGTTCGTGTCGCGGCTGGCGGGCACACTGGCACCGGGCGGCATTCTGGGGACTTACAGCGCCGCCGGCCATGTGCGCCGCTCACTCGAGGCGGCAGGGCTGACCGTGGAACGCAGACCGGGCGCGCCGGGAAAACGCGAATGCTTGCGGGCGGTGCGGTGA
- the tsaD gene encoding tRNA (adenosine(37)-N6)-threonylcarbamoyltransferase complex transferase subunit TsaD — protein sequence MSAAPLYILGIDTSCDDTGVGIVELSGGGVQVRANRIWTQAVHAQYGGVMPELASREHVERIDGVMAHALEEAGLAVTDIGAVAATSGPGLVGALLVGLMYGKGLAQALDVPFFAAHHLEGHIFAAASEENLEAPYLALVVSGGHTHLFDVPEVGQYVLVGATRDDAAGEAFDKIARLAGLGYPGGPAIAEAALRGNPDAVPFKEPLQGQKAFEFSFSGLKTAALLAHRAGAAPEDLAASFQKAAVGVLVKTTRRAAEAYGRRTVVVSGGVAANAALREAFAATDLRVVFPGKGLNTDNGAMIALAGAAALKAGRLPSPLSSGATAYAPLANG from the coding sequence ATGAGTGCCGCGCCGCTGTACATCCTGGGCATCGATACCTCCTGCGACGATACCGGCGTGGGCATCGTGGAACTGTCGGGGGGCGGTGTTCAGGTACGTGCCAACCGCATCTGGACCCAGGCGGTTCACGCCCAGTACGGCGGCGTCATGCCCGAACTCGCCAGCCGTGAGCATGTGGAGCGCATTGACGGCGTGATGGCGCACGCCCTGGAAGAGGCCGGTCTGGCGGTCACCGACATCGGCGCGGTGGCTGCCACTTCCGGCCCCGGTCTTGTGGGGGCGCTGCTGGTGGGCCTGATGTACGGCAAAGGGCTGGCACAGGCGCTGGACGTGCCGTTTTTCGCCGCGCACCACCTGGAGGGCCACATTTTCGCGGCGGCCTCAGAGGAGAATCTGGAGGCCCCGTATCTGGCTCTGGTGGTCAGTGGCGGGCACACCCACCTGTTCGACGTGCCCGAGGTTGGCCAGTACGTGTTGGTGGGCGCAACGCGCGACGACGCGGCGGGCGAGGCCTTCGACAAGATCGCGCGGCTGGCAGGGCTGGGCTACCCGGGCGGTCCAGCGATTGCCGAGGCCGCTCTGCGCGGCAACCCTGACGCCGTACCGTTCAAGGAGCCGTTGCAGGGACAGAAGGCTTTCGAGTTCAGCTTCAGCGGCCTGAAGACCGCCGCGCTGCTGGCGCACAGGGCGGGTGCAGCCCCGGAAGACCTCGCCGCCAGTTTTCAGAAGGCCGCCGTTGGGGTGCTGGTCAAGACCACCCGCCGCGCTGCCGAGGCGTACGGGCGGCGGACGGTGGTGGTCTCGGGCGGGGTGGCGGCCAACGCTGCCCTGCGTGAAGCCTTTGCCGCAACCGATCTGCGAGTAGTCTTCCCTGGCAAGGGGCTGAACACCGACAACGGCGCGATGATCGCCCTGGCCGGGGCCGCCGCGCTGAAGGCGGGCCGCCTGCCCAGTCCGCTGTCATCGGGCGCGACGGCATACGCGCCACTGGCAAACGGGTAG
- a CDS encoding long-chain-fatty-acid--CoA ligase, with product MSPIPPAESSLPRPWLKHYEPGVPHDFTPSDLTLPQMLERAAQKYPDRVALGFLGANTSYRELWQNVQKLALALQKMGVKPGDRVSVMLPNCPQFVTAFFGTLLAGAVVVNTSPLYVADELAHQLIDSGSETLLLLDTFYPRYAQIKDRVPVKRVIVTGIQDALPFPKNLLYPVKARREGNWVDVPSDAHILRYTELLKFQSPAPSPTPRQPGDLALLQYTGGTTGVPKGAMLSHRNLVANAEQGRAWMTDLKDGQEVTLAAIPFFHVYGMTVAMNLSILTGATMALIPNARDIKMVLSQIQASGATLFPGVPTLYNAINNHPDTPKYDLTSIRACISGSAPLLLETARKFREITGGANLVEGYGLTEASPITHTNPIFGEQQEGSIGLPMPGVDVIVVGEDGRVVETGEVGELWVAGPNIMLGYWQHPEATAKTLREMHGRTWLLTGDMATMDEEGYFRIVDRKKDLILVGGHNVYPREVDEVLNAHPAVLEAAAVGLPDDYRGETVHAVVHLKPGTQVTEAELIAFCRQHLSSYKAPRSVEFRSQELPKTAAMKILRRQLAQEARDAREKQLSA from the coding sequence ATGTCACCTATCCCACCCGCCGAATCCTCCCTGCCCCGCCCCTGGCTCAAGCATTACGAGCCCGGCGTGCCGCACGACTTCACCCCCAGCGATCTGACGCTGCCTCAGATGCTTGAGAGGGCCGCGCAAAAGTACCCGGACCGCGTGGCCCTGGGCTTCCTGGGGGCCAACACCAGCTACCGGGAACTGTGGCAGAACGTGCAGAAGCTGGCGCTGGCGCTGCAGAAGATGGGCGTGAAGCCGGGGGACCGGGTCTCGGTGATGCTGCCCAACTGCCCGCAGTTCGTGACGGCTTTTTTCGGCACGCTGCTGGCTGGGGCGGTGGTGGTCAACACCAGCCCGCTGTACGTTGCCGACGAACTGGCGCACCAGCTGATCGACAGCGGCAGCGAGACCCTGCTGCTGCTCGACACCTTCTACCCACGTTATGCCCAGATCAAGGATCGCGTGCCTGTGAAGCGGGTCATCGTGACCGGAATTCAGGATGCCCTGCCGTTTCCCAAGAACCTGCTGTATCCCGTCAAGGCGCGGCGCGAGGGCAACTGGGTCGACGTGCCCAGTGACGCGCACATCCTCCGCTACACCGAACTGCTGAAGTTCCAGTCGCCCGCTCCCAGCCCCACACCGCGTCAGCCCGGCGATCTGGCCCTGCTGCAATATACCGGCGGCACCACCGGCGTTCCCAAGGGCGCCATGCTCAGCCACCGCAATCTGGTGGCCAACGCTGAGCAGGGCCGCGCGTGGATGACGGACCTGAAGGACGGACAGGAGGTCACGCTGGCCGCCATTCCCTTCTTCCACGTTTACGGCATGACCGTGGCCATGAACCTCAGCATCCTGACCGGCGCGACCATGGCGCTGATTCCGAATGCCCGCGACATCAAGATGGTCCTGTCGCAGATCCAGGCGTCGGGGGCCACGCTCTTCCCCGGCGTTCCCACGCTGTACAACGCCATCAACAACCATCCCGATACGCCCAAGTACGACCTGACCAGCATCCGCGCGTGCATCAGCGGCAGCGCGCCCCTGCTGCTGGAAACCGCCCGAAAGTTCCGCGAGATCACGGGGGGCGCGAATCTGGTGGAGGGCTACGGCCTGACCGAGGCCAGCCCCATCACGCACACCAATCCCATCTTCGGCGAGCAGCAGGAGGGCAGCATCGGCCTGCCCATGCCCGGCGTGGACGTGATCGTGGTGGGCGAGGACGGCAGGGTTGTGGAGACTGGCGAGGTGGGCGAACTGTGGGTGGCCGGCCCGAACATCATGCTGGGCTACTGGCAGCACCCCGAAGCGACCGCGAAGACGCTGCGCGAAATGCACGGCAGGACGTGGCTGCTGACCGGTGACATGGCGACGATGGACGAGGAGGGCTACTTCCGCATCGTGGACCGCAAGAAGGACCTGATCCTGGTGGGGGGTCACAACGTCTACCCCCGCGAGGTAGACGAGGTGCTGAACGCCCATCCCGCCGTGCTGGAGGCCGCCGCCGTGGGTCTGCCCGACGACTACCGGGGCGAGACGGTCCACGCCGTGGTGCACCTGAAACCCGGCACACAAGTCACCGAGGCCGAGCTCATCGCCTTCTGCCGCCAGCACCTCAGTTCGTACAAGGCACCGCGCAGTGTGGAATTCCGGAGCCAGGAATTGCCGAAGACAGCGGCCATGAAGATCCTGCGCCGCCAGCTGGCCCAGGAAGCCCGAGACGCACGCGAGAAGCAGCTGAGCGCGTAA
- a CDS encoding nucleoside deaminase has protein sequence MPDSTPDASVHEAHLRETLALARESLDRGSSPIGALLVDKTGRVIARGRNRVGEPQTAERVGDASVAHAEMDVFFQAGKLENPQELTLYSSLEPCLMCGGASALLEVGRIVWATDDAWGGSGRLLAWSDHPAMQETEIVPCPLPELETEGARLFAPEAKRAFPDEGWALWRQRYPAETEGV, from the coding sequence ATGCCCGATTCCACCCCTGATGCCTCCGTCCATGAAGCCCACCTGCGCGAGACCCTGGCCCTGGCCCGCGAATCCCTGGACCGGGGCAGTTCGCCCATCGGCGCTTTGCTGGTGGACAAGACGGGGCGGGTGATCGCGCGGGGCCGCAACCGCGTGGGCGAGCCGCAGACCGCCGAGCGGGTGGGTGACGCCAGCGTGGCGCACGCCGAGATGGACGTGTTTTTCCAGGCGGGCAAGCTGGAAAATCCGCAGGAGCTGACCCTGTATTCCAGCCTGGAACCCTGCCTGATGTGCGGGGGGGCCTCTGCCCTTCTGGAGGTGGGCCGGATCGTGTGGGCCACCGATGACGCCTGGGGCGGCTCGGGCCGCCTTCTGGCGTGGTCCGATCACCCGGCCATGCAGGAAACCGAGATCGTCCCCTGCCCCCTGCCTGAACTGGAAACGGAGGGCGCGCGCCTGTTCGCCCCCGAGGCCAAACGCGCTTTTCCCGACGAGGGCTGGGCGCTGTGGCGTCAGAGGTACCCGGCAGAGACTGAAGGCGTCTGA
- a CDS encoding ribokinase, producing MSVLVVGSVNADLTVRAHRIPGPGETVLGGDTRTSPGGKGANGAVAAALAGAKVSMVGAVGDDAFREVALSGLRRAGVDLGGLQTLDAPTGLALITVSDAGENAITVASGANARLTPDHLPADFSPFTHLLLQQELPPEITLEAARRGSAAGLTVVLNAAPTRDTAPELLSLTDHLLVNEHELAALAGGGESETSARALLARGPRAVTVTLGGAGSLTVTAGGTYRLPAHPVHAVDTTGAGDTFCGVLTARLSHGEELAVALRWAGIAAALTCTRPGAQDAMPTWAEVQRESERLDVVPAPVPC from the coding sequence ATGAGCGTGCTGGTGGTGGGCAGCGTCAACGCTGATCTGACGGTCCGGGCCCACCGCATTCCCGGTCCGGGCGAGACCGTGCTGGGCGGAGACACGCGGACCTCCCCGGGGGGCAAAGGGGCAAATGGCGCAGTAGCGGCGGCCCTGGCTGGCGCGAAGGTGTCGATGGTGGGGGCAGTGGGTGACGACGCCTTTCGTGAAGTGGCCCTTTCCGGGCTGAGGCGGGCGGGCGTGGACCTGGGCGGCCTGCAAACCCTGGACGCCCCGACGGGTCTGGCCCTGATCACGGTCTCAGACGCGGGCGAGAATGCCATCACTGTGGCGAGCGGCGCGAATGCCCGCCTCACGCCGGACCACCTGCCCGCCGATTTCAGCCCCTTCACACACCTGCTGCTGCAACAGGAATTGCCGCCAGAGATCACTCTGGAAGCGGCCCGGCGTGGGTCGGCTGCGGGGCTGACCGTTGTCCTGAACGCGGCCCCCACTCGCGACACTGCTCCAGAACTGCTGAGTCTGACCGACCATCTGCTTGTCAACGAACATGAACTCGCCGCGCTGGCTGGAGGGGGAGAGTCAGAGACCAGTGCCCGCGCCTTGCTGGCCCGTGGGCCGCGGGCTGTGACCGTTACGTTGGGCGGCGCGGGGAGCCTGACCGTCACCGCGGGGGGGACGTACCGCCTTCCCGCGCACCCGGTCCACGCGGTGGATACCACCGGAGCGGGTGACACTTTCTGCGGCGTCCTGACGGCGCGGCTCTCGCACGGTGAAGAACTGGCAGTGGCGTTGCGCTGGGCCGGCATTGCCGCTGCCCTGACCTGTACCCGCCCCGGCGCGCAGGACGCCATGCCCACCTGGGCCGAAGTTCAGCGGGAGAGTGAACGCTTAGATGTGGTTCCTGCCCCGGTCCCCTGTTAG
- a CDS encoding DUF1999 domain-containing protein, with protein sequence MRYRIFTEQDTDALQALDLTVQRHLDPAFDSLPEREREGRLSTSLPALKFYERSEHSFVAEKEGQMVGFIFAQSVWQGDKPIVLMRTLSVSPGAPTETAQGLLHATIKSAYDTAVYEVHFPITPGLEDTARAEEAVVLGAYAVRHLGSRLETSPGQRLTATSHPGGGGEVSGLPEVGGSA encoded by the coding sequence ATGCGTTACCGGATTTTCACCGAACAGGACACTGACGCGTTGCAGGCGCTGGACCTGACTGTGCAGCGGCACCTTGATCCCGCCTTCGATTCACTGCCCGAACGCGAGCGCGAGGGCCGCCTGAGCACCAGCCTACCTGCGCTGAAGTTCTACGAACGTAGCGAGCATTCGTTCGTGGCCGAGAAGGAAGGGCAGATGGTGGGGTTCATCTTTGCGCAATCGGTGTGGCAGGGGGACAAGCCGATCGTGCTGATGCGGACCCTGAGCGTATCGCCCGGGGCCCCGACAGAAACGGCGCAGGGCCTGTTGCACGCCACCATCAAGAGTGCCTACGACACCGCCGTCTATGAGGTCCATTTCCCGATAACGCCCGGTCTGGAGGACACGGCGCGGGCCGAGGAGGCCGTCGTCCTCGGCGCGTACGCGGTGCGTCATCTGGGCAGCCGTCTGGAAACCTCGCCGGGTCAGCGGCTGACAGCCACCTCACACCCCGGTGGGGGTGGTGAAGTTTCCGGCCTTCCGGAAGTGGGGGGGAGCGCATAA
- a CDS encoding heavy-metal-associated domain-containing protein, producing the protein MAGMTTPATRVLLGVRGMSRDAGQTVAAALSALPGVSKVTPDDGQLEVHYDPSQLTVMDLVRAVRGQGFLAGML; encoded by the coding sequence ATGGCAGGCATGACCACTCCCGCCACCCGTGTGCTGCTGGGCGTTCGCGGCATGTCCCGAGACGCCGGGCAGACCGTTGCCGCCGCCCTGTCCGCCCTGCCCGGCGTCTCGAAGGTCACGCCTGACGACGGACAACTTGAGGTGCATTACGATCCATCGCAACTGACCGTCATGGATCTGGTGCGGGCGGTGCGCGGTCAGGGCTTCCTGGCCGGAATGCTGTAA